CGCGGCCGCACCGGATGGCGGCTACACCGCCGAAGCCTCGCTGCTGGTGAAGGAGCAGGCAGTCAACGTGCCGTTCGACTTCAGCCTCATGATCGAGGGCGACACCGCCACCTTCGAGGGCACCACCACGCTCTCGCGCGCGGGCCTGAACCTTGGCCAGCAGTCTGACCCCGGCGGAGACTGGGTGAGCGACGACGTCACGGTCACCGTCAAAGGCACCGCCACCCGCCGGGAATAATGCGGCGGCGGCTTCCTGCCGGGCGGGACGGGTGCTAAGGCGCGCTCCATGACCGCCATCGTGCCCATCCAGCCGGGAACGCTCAGCCTCGCCGCCATGCATCTGCGCGGCGGCGGCCTCGTGGCGATGCCCACAGAGACGGTCTACGGCCTCGCCTGCAATGCCGCCAATCCGGATGCCGTGGTCCGCCTCTATGAGGCCAAGGGCCGCCCGCGCTTCAACCCGCTGATCGCGCATGTCGCGAACATGGAAATGGCGGAGCAGGAGGCTGTGTTCTCCGATCAGGCCCGCGAGATTGCCGCGAAGTTCTGGCCGGGGCCGCTGACCCTGGTCCTGCCTGTCGCGCCCACCGGTACGGTCAGCGATATCGCCCGCGCCGGGCTGGACACGATTGCCCTGCGCATGCCAGCCCATCCGGGTGCCCGGGCGCTGATCGAGACCTTCGGCAAGCCGCTGGTCGCGCCGTCTGCCAACCGCTCCGGCCATGTCAGCCCCACGACGGCGCAGCATGTGAAGGAAGACCTGGACGGGAAGGTCGACCTGATCCTCGACGGCGGCCCCTGTGATCGCGGAATCGAGTCGACCATTGTCAGCTTCGTGGGCGAGCGCCCTGTCCTGCTCCGCGCCGGCGCGCTGGAAACGCCTGCCCTTGAGGCCGCCCTCGGCGCGCCGCTCATCGCGCGCGAGGAAGCAGACGGAATCTCCGCCCCCGGACAACTCAAGAGCCACTACGCCCCGAATGCCCGCATCCGCCTGAATGCCGAGGCGCCAGAGCCGGGCGAGGGGTGGCTCGCCTTTGGTGAGACGCCCTACCCGGGTCTTAATCTTTCGGAGACGGGCAATTTGCGTGAAGCTGCGAAGAACCTCTTCGCCGCCCTGCGCACGCTCGATACGCAACATGACCGCATTGCCGTCGCCCGCATCCCGGACGAAGGCCTCGGCGAGGCCATCAACGACCGCCTCGCCCGCGCGGCGCACCGGGACTAGGAGCAAGCCATGCACCCTGCCCGCCGGTTTCACGTCACAGACCCTGCCGTGCTGCGTCAGCGCGTTCTGGATCATCCCTTCGCGGTGATCAGCGCGGTGAGCGATGGCCAGCCTGTCGCGGCGCACGCCCCTGTTCTTCCCTCCGGGGGAGGGGGGCCCCTGTCGCTGCGCTTCCACTTTTCGGTCGCCAATCCGGTGACCAAGGCCCTGTTGGCTGGCAGCCCGGCACTGGCCGTGTTCACCGGCCCGCACGCCTATGTCTCGCCGGACTGGTACGGCATCGACGACCAGGTGCCGACCTGGAACTATATCTCCGTCGAGGCGGCCGGGCCGGTCACCCGGCTGGACGATGCCGCGATGCGCCAGCTGATCGACGACCTCTCCGACCATTTCGAAAGCGGCCTCGCCCCGAAGCCCATCTGGAAAACGGCCAAGATGACGCCCGCGCGGCTGGAGGCGCTGTATCGCGGCCTCGTCGCGTTCGAGCTGCGCCCGGAACGGTTCGAGGGCATCGCCAAACTGAACCAGGACAAACCCGCCAGCGCACGCGCCGGGGTCATCGACGCACTGGATGCGACGGAAAACGGTGTCGCGCTCGCCGCAGAAATGCGTAAAATGGATTCATGACCCAGACACTGCCCCCAGACTTCCTCGCCGCCCTGAAAGACCTGCTCGGCCCACAGGGCTGGTCCGAAGATCCGGACGTCTTGTCCGAACACGCGCAGGCATGGCGCGGCTTCATCAAGGGTGACACACCCATCGTGGCCAAGCCGGCCAGTACGGAAGAGGCCGCCGCGCTGGTAAAACTGTGCAGCCAGCACAGCGTCGCGATCTGCCCGCAGGGTGGCAATACGGGCCTTGTCGATGCGGGTGTGCCGCACGGCGAGATCTGCGTCTCCATGCGCCGCATGAACAAGGTGCGCAGCGTGGACGTGTTCAACAATTCCATGGTGGTGGAGGCGGGCGCCCCGCTGGTGACCGCCCAAGCCGCCGCCGAAGAGGTGAACCGCCTGTTCCCGCTGTCGCTCGGCTCCGAAGGCACCGCCACGATTGGCGGCCTGATCTCTACCAATGCGGGCGGCGTCAATGTGCTGCGCTATGGCATGATGCGCGACCTCTTGCTGGGCATGGAAGTGGTGCTGCCGTCCGGCGAAATCTGGGATGGCCTGTCGGGCCTGCGCAAGAACAATACCGGCTATGACCTGAAGCACCTGTTCGCAGGCGCCGAAGGCACGCTCGGCCTCGTGACCGCCGCGACGCTCAAACTGTTCCCCAAAGTGCAACGTG
This portion of the Hyphomonas adhaerens MHS-3 genome encodes:
- a CDS encoding L-threonylcarbamoyladenylate synthase, with the protein product MTAIVPIQPGTLSLAAMHLRGGGLVAMPTETVYGLACNAANPDAVVRLYEAKGRPRFNPLIAHVANMEMAEQEAVFSDQAREIAAKFWPGPLTLVLPVAPTGTVSDIARAGLDTIALRMPAHPGARALIETFGKPLVAPSANRSGHVSPTTAQHVKEDLDGKVDLILDGGPCDRGIESTIVSFVGERPVLLRAGALETPALEAALGAPLIAREEADGISAPGQLKSHYAPNARIRLNAEAPEPGEGWLAFGETPYPGLNLSETGNLREAAKNLFAALRTLDTQHDRIAVARIPDEGLGEAINDRLARAAHRD
- a CDS encoding FMN-binding negative transcriptional regulator, whose translation is MHPARRFHVTDPAVLRQRVLDHPFAVISAVSDGQPVAAHAPVLPSGGGGPLSLRFHFSVANPVTKALLAGSPALAVFTGPHAYVSPDWYGIDDQVPTWNYISVEAAGPVTRLDDAAMRQLIDDLSDHFESGLAPKPIWKTAKMTPARLEALYRGLVAFELRPERFEGIAKLNQDKPASARAGVIDALDATENGVALAAEMRKMDS